A window from Populus trichocarpa isolate Nisqually-1 chromosome 3, P.trichocarpa_v4.1, whole genome shotgun sequence encodes these proteins:
- the LOC7497535 gene encoding transcription factor JUNGBRUNNEN 1, with translation MELDRLITTSKDVEADDDDIMAPGFRFHPTDEELVGFYLKRKVEKRLIRIDLIKHIDVYKYEPWDLPKEASCSAGEREWYFFCRRGRKYKNSVRPNRVTNSGFWKATGIDKPIYSVGKLHYCIGLKKSLVYYRGSAGKGTKTDWMMHEFRLPASENTANLTNPDDCNIHEAEVWTLCRIFQRETPFNKKCFSSKQKYVSDSSSSPCESDNRRHTDETFEVSAVDNNVNIESRATSDHQYTYGNNDQLFAAQLSLRNQVPFTTPYLSFSSQNGDQLFGDENWDELRPMVEFALDPSMLYSIN, from the exons ATGGAGTTGGATAGGTTGATTACTACTTCAAAGGATGTTGAAgcagatgatgatgatatcatgGCCCCTGGGTTTCGGTTTCATCCTACGGACGAAGAGCTTGTAGGATTTTATCTTAAAAGGAAAGTAGAGAAGAGACTTATCAGGATTGATCTCATCAAACACATTGATGTCTACAAATACGAGCCATGGGATCTTCCAA AAGAAGCTAGCTGTAGTGCTGGAGAAAGGGAGTGGTACTTCTTCtgtagaagaggaagaaagtACAAGAACAGCGTAAGACCTAATAGGGTCACAAATTCTGGATTTTGGAAAGCTACAGGTATCGACAAGCCAATATATTCTGTCGGGAAACTCCATTACTGCATTGGCCTGAAAAAATCTCTAGTCTATTACCGAGGAAGTGCCGGAAAAGGCACGAAAACAGACTGGATGATGCACGAATTTCGCCTTCCTGCTAGTGAAAATACTGCCAATCTCACCAATCCTGACGACTGTAATATTCATGAAGCA GAAGTTTGGACTCTTTGTCGAATATTCCAGCGAGAAACTCCCTTTAACAAAAAATGCTTCTCTTCAAAACAGAAGTATGTTAGTGATTCAAGTTCTAGCCCTTGTGAATCAGACAATCGTAGGCATACTGATGAAACCTTCGAAGTCTCAGCAGTTGATAATAATGTAAACATTGAAAGTAGAGCTACCAGTGATCATCAATATACCTATGGAAATAATGACCAGTTGTTTGCAGCCCAGCTGAGCTTAAGAAATCAAGTTCCATTTACAACACCATATCTAAGCTTTTCCAGTCAAAACGGAGACCAACTTTTTGGAGATGAGAACTGGGATGAGCTCAGACCAATGGTTGAGTTTGCTCTTGACCCATCAATGCTATATAGTATTAATTAG